A stretch of Sinimarinibacterium sp. NLF-5-8 DNA encodes these proteins:
- a CDS encoding DUF2244 domain-containing protein gives MVYNRAPVAALESVEARLVIQPNASLTVAQACWFMASMAVISLILAVIMLAQGLWLVIPFTSLELVALGAALYWALHKNRYREVLVFTPSHLRIERGMLGQAAPVSTVLDRARTRVLLERGAHRHAPQQVILSCMGRRLCIGGCLTDVERRRVATRIRELLIPGWCGMAAESGVLPTQTLRFGE, from the coding sequence ATGGTCTACAATCGCGCCCCCGTTGCTGCGCTGGAGAGCGTTGAAGCCCGGCTGGTGATTCAGCCGAATGCTTCGCTGACCGTAGCGCAGGCGTGCTGGTTCATGGCGTCGATGGCAGTGATCAGCCTGATTCTGGCGGTGATCATGCTGGCGCAGGGGTTGTGGCTGGTGATTCCGTTCACAAGCCTTGAACTGGTGGCATTGGGCGCTGCGCTGTATTGGGCGCTGCATAAGAATCGCTACCGCGAGGTGCTGGTGTTTACACCGAGTCACCTGCGGATCGAAAGAGGGATGTTGGGGCAGGCGGCGCCTGTTTCAACGGTATTGGATCGCGCACGAACGCGCGTGCTGCTGGAGCGGGGCGCTCATCGCCATGCGCCGCAGCAGGTGATTTTGAGTTGTATGGGGCGGCGTCTTTGTATTGGAGGCTGTCTGACCGATGTGGAGCGTCGCCGGGTGGCGACACGAATCAGGGAGTTGTTGATACCCGGCTGGTGTGGCATGGCGGCAGAGTCGGGTGTTTTACCTACGCAAACCTTGCGTTTTGGAGAGTGA
- the cyoE gene encoding heme o synthase gives MLRPRVVREYYELCKPRVVMLIVFTAVIGMFLAVPGLPPWSALLWGTLGITLQSASAAAINQIVDRNIDARMARTCGRPLVTHSLTMTQSIAFATVIGVIGFAVLWFWVNPLTAVLTQLSLIGYAGIYTLYLKRATPQNIVIGGASGAMPPVLGWAAATGEVHVHAWILFAIIFIWTPPHFWALAIERRDEYAKVDIPMLPVTHGIEYTRTQVLLYTVLLTVITVLPYATGMSGWLYLFGALALDGLFLAYAVRLKWWPQPRLAMKTFGYSIVYLMGIFALLLLDHYLI, from the coding sequence ATGCTCCGACCCCGCGTCGTGCGTGAGTATTACGAGCTGTGCAAGCCGCGCGTGGTCATGTTGATCGTCTTCACTGCCGTCATCGGCATGTTTTTGGCCGTGCCCGGCCTGCCGCCGTGGTCGGCGCTGTTGTGGGGCACGCTCGGCATTACCCTGCAATCCGCCTCTGCCGCCGCGATCAACCAAATCGTTGACCGCAATATCGACGCACGCATGGCGCGCACCTGTGGCCGTCCGCTGGTGACGCACTCACTGACGATGACGCAATCCATCGCCTTTGCCACGGTGATCGGCGTGATTGGCTTTGCGGTGCTGTGGTTTTGGGTCAATCCGCTGACTGCGGTGCTCACGCAGCTCTCACTGATTGGCTATGCCGGCATCTACACGCTGTATTTAAAGCGCGCGACCCCGCAAAACATCGTCATCGGCGGCGCATCTGGGGCGATGCCGCCGGTGCTTGGCTGGGCGGCAGCGACCGGCGAGGTGCACGTTCACGCCTGGATTTTGTTTGCCATCATCTTCATCTGGACGCCGCCGCATTTCTGGGCATTGGCGATTGAACGGCGTGATGAATATGCCAAGGTCGATATCCCCATGCTGCCGGTGACCCACGGCATCGAATACACCCGCACCCAGGTGCTGCTGTACACCGTGCTGCTCACCGTGATCACGGTACTGCCGTATGCCACCGGCATGTCCGGCTGGCTCTATCTGTTCGGCGCACTGGCACTCGACGGCCTCTTTCTGGCTTATGCCGTCCGCCTCAAATGGTGGCCGCAGCCGCGCCTGGCGATGAAAACCTTTGGCTACTCCATCGTCTATTTGATGGGTATTTTTGCGTTGTTGCTGCTGGATCATTATTTGATTTGA
- a CDS encoding cytochrome c oxidase subunit 3, with protein MTSTNAQSTDRYYVPEPSALPFVLTVALVLLVIGVSSYFENSHLGPIPVWGSVALGIFVIYRWFSNITGESESGKYTPIVDRTYRWGMAWFIFSEVMFFGAFFGALFYVRELSVPWLAGEGAKLATHITLWPGFESAWPSNGPAQVGGDFQTIPAFSVPAVNTALLLASGVTITLAHHALKDSKRLACILWMWATVALGATFLYFQVEEYIHAYTELNLTMGSGVYGSTFFMLTGFHGVHVTLGTIMLAVITLRLMKGHFKPDSHFGFEGVAWYWHFVDVVWLGLFVVVYWL; from the coding sequence ATGACGAGCACCAACGCTCAATCGACGGATCGTTATTACGTGCCCGAACCCAGTGCCTTGCCGTTTGTCTTGACGGTGGCGCTGGTCTTGCTGGTCATTGGGGTCTCCAGCTATTTTGAAAACTCGCATCTGGGGCCGATCCCGGTCTGGGGCAGCGTTGCACTTGGTATTTTTGTCATTTATCGCTGGTTCTCCAACATTACCGGTGAAAGTGAAAGTGGCAAGTACACGCCGATCGTCGATCGCACCTATCGCTGGGGCATGGCCTGGTTCATCTTTTCCGAAGTGATGTTTTTCGGTGCATTTTTCGGTGCACTGTTCTATGTGCGTGAGTTGTCGGTGCCGTGGTTGGCAGGTGAAGGTGCAAAGCTGGCAACCCATATCACGCTGTGGCCGGGCTTTGAGTCGGCTTGGCCGTCTAACGGCCCCGCACAGGTTGGTGGTGATTTTCAGACGATTCCCGCATTTTCGGTGCCGGCAGTCAATACTGCACTGTTGCTGGCTTCCGGGGTGACGATCACGCTGGCGCACCACGCACTCAAGGACAGCAAACGGCTGGCATGCATTCTGTGGATGTGGGCAACAGTGGCGCTGGGTGCCACCTTCTTGTACTTCCAGGTTGAGGAGTACATCCATGCCTATACCGAACTGAATCTGACCATGGGCTCAGGGGTCTATGGATCGACCTTCTTTATGCTGACGGGTTTTCACGGGGTTCACGTGACTCTCGGTACGATCATGCTGGCGGTAATCACGCTGCGTCTGATGAAAGGGCACTTCAAGCCGGATTCTCACTTTGGCTTTGAAGGGGTTGCCTGGTACTGGCACTTTGTGGACGTCGTTTGGCTGGGCTTGTTTGTCGTCGTGTACTGGCTGTAG
- the bioF gene encoding 8-amino-7-oxononanoate synthase has product MNAPLPRLQSALDQRLRAQLEQLRAADLYRQRRAITGSHGAQIEVDGQRCLNFCSNDYLGLAADPRLAQALARAAADDGVGSGASALVSGHNREHRALEDELADFLGCARALLFSSGWAVNVGVLRALLGKDDVLIADELNHASLIDGGRLSGARYQRIAHADVSAFAAALARTRAPESHALLVTDGVFSMDGDLAPLPELAALCRAQQVPLMVDDAHGFGVLGARGQGSIEQWRAQGFDLGANFAIDVHTATLGKSLGCAGAFVAGSDELIEFLIQRARSWVFSTAPPPAVAAAARAALRIVRSDEGAARRARVAANIARFRAGCRAHGIDLMASTTPIQPLVVGREAPALAISKRLFEQGFWIAAIRPPTVPKGTARLRITLTAEHSDVQVDALVEALARAWRAEVGEVK; this is encoded by the coding sequence AGATCGAGGTGGATGGTCAGCGCTGCCTGAACTTTTGCAGCAACGATTACCTGGGGCTGGCCGCCGATCCGCGCTTGGCGCAGGCGCTGGCGCGCGCGGCGGCTGACGATGGTGTTGGCAGCGGCGCGTCTGCGCTGGTGTCCGGACACAACCGCGAACATCGCGCGCTGGAAGATGAGCTGGCGGATTTTCTCGGCTGCGCGCGCGCGCTGCTGTTTTCGTCTGGCTGGGCGGTGAATGTGGGCGTGCTGCGCGCGCTGCTGGGTAAAGACGATGTATTGATTGCCGATGAGCTGAATCACGCGTCGTTGATCGACGGTGGGCGCTTGAGTGGCGCGCGCTATCAGCGCATCGCCCATGCCGATGTTTCCGCATTTGCCGCCGCGCTGGCGCGCACGCGCGCACCAGAAAGTCATGCGCTGCTGGTCACGGACGGCGTGTTTTCCATGGATGGGGATTTGGCGCCACTGCCGGAGCTGGCGGCGCTGTGTCGCGCGCAACAAGTGCCGCTGATGGTGGACGACGCTCACGGCTTTGGCGTGCTCGGCGCGCGCGGGCAGGGCAGCATCGAACAGTGGCGTGCGCAAGGTTTTGATTTGGGGGCCAATTTTGCGATTGATGTGCATACGGCGACGCTGGGCAAATCCCTGGGCTGCGCCGGTGCGTTTGTCGCCGGTTCGGATGAGTTGATCGAGTTTTTGATCCAGCGCGCGCGCAGTTGGGTGTTTTCCACCGCGCCGCCACCGGCGGTGGCCGCCGCCGCGCGCGCGGCGCTGCGCATTGTGCGCAGCGATGAAGGCGCGGCGCGGCGCGCGCGCGTGGCGGCCAACATCGCGCGCTTTCGCGCCGGTTGTCGCGCCCACGGCATTGATTTGATGGCGTCAACCACGCCGATTCAGCCCCTGGTGGTGGGGCGTGAAGCGCCAGCGCTGGCGATTTCCAAGCGGTTGTTTGAACAAGGTTTTTGGATTGCGGCGATTCGGCCGCCAACCGTGCCCAAGGGCACGGCAAGGTTGCGTATTACCCTCACCGCTGAGCACAGCGATGTCCAAGTCGATGCGCTGGTAGAAGCCCTGGCGCGCGCGTGGCGTGCCGAAGTGGGAGAGGTGAAATGA
- a CDS encoding SCO family protein, which translates to MTTSDNGAAQLRSRQQMILLFILFLGPVVAALLFYFVIPQWQPEHKTNYGVLINPARPLPALHLLTEEGEQAQPQALYGRWSYLYLGGERCDDACARKLYQIRQIRILLNEKQPRVQRVYVAPTVQAAQAAHQRLAAEHPDLHYLVDADGALRDFLKAEDPQALYLTDPLGNWLMVYPGASDSPGILKDIKKLLRMSQIG; encoded by the coding sequence ATGACCACATCCGATAACGGTGCAGCACAGCTGCGCAGCCGCCAGCAAATGATTTTGCTGTTCATCTTGTTTCTGGGCCCTGTGGTTGCTGCGCTATTGTTTTATTTTGTGATCCCGCAGTGGCAGCCCGAGCACAAGACCAATTATGGCGTGCTGATCAATCCTGCCCGGCCACTTCCGGCCTTGCATCTGCTCACCGAAGAAGGTGAGCAGGCTCAACCGCAGGCGTTGTATGGCCGCTGGAGCTATCTGTATCTGGGCGGCGAGCGCTGTGATGATGCTTGCGCGCGCAAGCTGTATCAGATCCGCCAGATTCGCATTCTGCTGAACGAAAAGCAGCCACGCGTCCAGCGTGTTTATGTTGCCCCCACTGTGCAGGCCGCGCAGGCTGCGCATCAACGTCTGGCCGCAGAGCATCCCGATCTTCATTATCTGGTGGATGCCGATGGCGCCTTGCGCGATTTTCTGAAGGCTGAAGATCCGCAGGCGCTGTATTTGACCGATCCTCTTGGCAATTGGCTGATGGTGTATCCGGGGGCATCCGATTCTCCGGGAATCCTCAAAGACATCAAGAAGCTGCTGCGGATGTCACAGATTGGTTAA
- a CDS encoding cytochrome c oxidase subunit 1: MAHAHDTHAHDDHAHHGPDKGIMRWIKTTNHKDLGTLYLFFAFTMFCIGGIMSLIIRAELFIPGLQFVDPQFFNSMTTMHALVMIFGGVMPGFVGLANWMVPLMIGCSDLAMPRVNNWGFWILPFAFALLLSTIFMPGGGPAGGWTMYPPLMLQTANAFPFVIFAVHLMGISSITGAINIVVTILNMRAPGMTLLKMPMFVWTWFITAYLLIAVMPVLAGAVTMLLTDKYFLTSFFRAAGGGDPVLYQHIFWFFGHPEVYIMILPAFGIVSTIIPTFARKPLFGYDSMVYATAAIAFLSLIVWAHHMFTVGMPMAGELFFMFATMLISVPTGVKVFNWAATMWKGSMTYETPMLFAIGFVFLFSIGGFSGLMMAVSPADFQYHDTYFIVAHFHYVLVPGAVFSIIAGVYFWIPKWTGRMYNEFWGKTHFWLSAVFINLTFFPQHFAGLAGMQRRVPDYAVQFTDWNVMSTIGAFGFFFAQFIFIFNMLASCFGWFGRKQDLPGRVWEGAKGFEWIVPSPAPYHTFEDQPMLPEEECTGVLSKH; this comes from the coding sequence ATGGCACACGCACACGACACGCACGCTCATGATGACCACGCGCATCATGGCCCCGACAAGGGCATCATGCGCTGGATCAAGACAACCAACCACAAGGATCTGGGGACGTTGTATCTGTTCTTTGCTTTCACGATGTTCTGTATCGGCGGCATCATGTCGCTGATCATTCGTGCAGAGCTGTTCATTCCCGGTTTGCAATTCGTCGATCCGCAGTTCTTCAACTCGATGACGACGATGCATGCGCTGGTGATGATCTTCGGTGGCGTCATGCCTGGCTTTGTCGGCCTGGCAAACTGGATGGTGCCGTTGATGATCGGTTGTTCCGATCTGGCCATGCCGCGCGTGAATAACTGGGGGTTCTGGATTCTGCCGTTTGCGTTTGCGCTGCTGCTGTCCACCATCTTCATGCCGGGCGGTGGTCCTGCCGGTGGCTGGACGATGTATCCGCCGCTGATGCTGCAAACGGCAAACGCGTTCCCGTTTGTAATTTTTGCCGTGCACTTGATGGGAATCTCCTCCATCACCGGCGCGATCAACATCGTAGTGACCATCCTCAACATGCGCGCTCCGGGCATGACGCTGTTGAAAATGCCGATGTTCGTGTGGACCTGGTTCATCACGGCATATTTGCTGATTGCGGTGATGCCGGTTCTGGCGGGTGCCGTGACCATGCTGTTGACCGACAAATACTTTTTGACCAGCTTCTTCCGTGCCGCCGGTGGTGGTGACCCGGTTCTTTACCAGCACATTTTCTGGTTCTTTGGGCACCCTGAGGTGTACATCATGATTCTGCCGGCCTTCGGCATTGTCAGCACCATCATTCCCACTTTTGCGCGCAAGCCGCTGTTTGGTTACGACTCCATGGTCTACGCCACCGCTGCCATTGCCTTCCTGTCGCTGATCGTGTGGGCGCACCACATGTTCACGGTAGGCATGCCCATGGCCGGTGAACTGTTCTTCATGTTTGCAACCATGCTGATTTCAGTGCCAACAGGCGTCAAAGTGTTCAATTGGGCGGCCACGATGTGGAAAGGCTCGATGACCTATGAAACCCCGATGTTGTTTGCGATCGGCTTTGTCTTCCTGTTCAGTATCGGTGGATTCTCTGGCCTGATGATGGCGGTGTCTCCGGCGGACTTCCAGTATCACGATACCTACTTCATCGTGGCGCACTTCCACTATGTGCTGGTGCCGGGGGCGGTGTTCTCGATCATTGCCGGCGTGTATTTCTGGATTCCGAAATGGACCGGCCGCATGTACAACGAGTTCTGGGGTAAAACCCACTTCTGGCTGTCGGCGGTGTTCATCAATCTGACGTTCTTCCCGCAGCACTTTGCCGGTTTGGCCGGGATGCAACGCCGGGTGCCGGATTACGCCGTACAGTTCACCGATTGGAACGTGATGTCCACGATTGGTGCGTTTGGATTCTTCTTTGCGCAGTTCATCTTCATCTTCAACATGCTGGCGAGCTGCTTTGGCTGGTTTGGGCGCAAGCAGGACCTGCCTGGGCGTGTCTGGGAGGGAGCAAAGGGCTTCGAGTGGATCGTCCCGAGTCCGGCGCCGTATCACACCTTTGAAGACCAGCCGATGCTGCCGGAAGAAGAATGCACCGGCGTGCTGAGCAAGCACTGA
- the bioD gene encoding dethiobiotin synthase: MKAVSNTFFVTGTDTGVGKTYVTSALLRCARTAGIKACGYKPVASGSEMTADGLRNEDALALWSESAPGLRYAQINPLTYAPPIAPHVAAAQIGQPIDLALLDRAHAELLAQHDLVITEGAGGWRVPLVGDVGFDDWVSAHRWPVVLVVGVRLGCINHALLSVESIMRRTRLAGWVANRLPEGADAWQDTLDTLRARIEAPLLGVVPPGGGIEGAAAALRLPVGMAATV; the protein is encoded by the coding sequence ATGAAAGCTGTCAGCAACACGTTTTTTGTGACCGGCACCGATACCGGTGTGGGCAAAACCTATGTGACGAGTGCGCTGCTGCGCTGCGCGCGCACAGCCGGCATCAAAGCCTGTGGTTACAAGCCGGTGGCGTCGGGCAGTGAGATGACCGCCGATGGCTTGCGCAACGAAGATGCGCTGGCGTTGTGGTCAGAATCCGCGCCGGGGCTGCGCTATGCGCAGATCAATCCGCTGACCTACGCACCGCCGATCGCCCCGCATGTGGCCGCCGCGCAGATCGGACAGCCGATTGATCTGGCCTTGTTGGATCGCGCGCATGCGGAATTGCTGGCGCAGCATGATCTGGTGATCACCGAAGGCGCGGGCGGCTGGCGCGTGCCGCTGGTGGGTGACGTCGGCTTTGACGATTGGGTCAGCGCGCACCGCTGGCCGGTGGTGCTGGTGGTGGGCGTGCGGCTGGGCTGCATCAATCACGCGCTGCTGAGCGTGGAGTCGATCATGCGACGCACGCGCTTGGCGGGGTGGGTGGCCAATCGTCTGCCCGAAGGCGCAGATGCGTGGCAGGACACCTTGGATACGCTGCGCGCGCGTATTGAAGCGCCATTGCTTGGCGTGGTGCCGCCGGGGGGCGGTATTGAAGGGGCTGCTGCGGCGCTGCGATTGCCTGTCGGGATGGCTGCGACGGTCTGA
- a CDS encoding DUF2909 domain-containing protein produces the protein MTFLIRDDSSQRRTLTALKIRVALSITLLAFLMLSWHQGWIEPHSIMPMNPSGTR, from the coding sequence ATGACCTTCCTGATCCGTGACGACAGCAGCCAGCGACGGACGCTGACCGCGCTGAAAATTCGTGTTGCGCTATCCATCACCTTGCTGGCATTTCTGATGCTGTCCTGGCACCAGGGCTGGATCGAACCTCACAGCATCATGCCCATGAACCCTTCTGGCACCCGCTGA
- a CDS encoding heme A synthase, with protein MAVWFSRINLLTLLLCFVVVVFGAYVRLSDAGLGCPDWPGCYGHVGVPETDHAVAAAEARYPHRPVEAHKAWKEMIHRYIASTLGFLIVLMAFLSLRHTRDSGLPRVLPWVLVGLVIFQGILGMWTVTWQLKPLAVTGHLLGGMSTFSLLLWMFLSVRARQIAADARPAVPTPRARTFAAIGLMLLVAQIFLGGWTSTNYAALACPDFPTCQSHYWPELDVSTAFTLWHGLGINYEYGILDNTARVTIHFFHRLGAIVVTTVMLLLGGWLLTRPEKQWKPYGVAVLAALLVQVSIGISVVILHLPLALAAAHNAGAAVLLGVLVALNHRAWWLRS; from the coding sequence ATGGCCGTCTGGTTTTCCCGTATCAATTTACTGACGCTGCTGCTGTGTTTCGTTGTCGTCGTGTTTGGTGCTTATGTCCGTTTATCCGATGCCGGGCTGGGGTGTCCCGATTGGCCGGGGTGCTATGGGCACGTCGGCGTGCCGGAAACCGATCATGCCGTGGCGGCCGCTGAGGCCAGGTATCCGCATCGTCCGGTGGAAGCGCACAAGGCGTGGAAAGAGATGATCCACCGCTACATCGCCTCCACACTGGGCTTTTTGATTGTGCTGATGGCGTTTTTGTCGCTGCGGCATACAAGGGACTCAGGGCTACCGCGCGTCTTGCCGTGGGTCTTGGTGGGTCTGGTTATTTTTCAGGGCATATTGGGCATGTGGACGGTGACCTGGCAGCTCAAGCCGCTGGCGGTTACTGGGCATCTGCTCGGGGGGATGAGCACGTTTTCATTGCTGCTGTGGATGTTTTTGAGCGTGCGCGCGCGGCAGATCGCCGCTGATGCCAGGCCGGCGGTGCCAACACCGCGCGCGCGCACCTTTGCTGCGATTGGGTTGATGCTGTTGGTTGCGCAGATTTTCCTCGGTGGCTGGACCAGCACCAACTACGCCGCGCTGGCGTGCCCCGACTTTCCCACCTGCCAAAGCCACTACTGGCCAGAGCTGGATGTTTCCACCGCATTTACCCTGTGGCACGGGCTGGGCATCAACTACGAATACGGCATTCTGGACAATACCGCGCGCGTCACCATTCACTTTTTCCACCGTCTTGGCGCCATTGTCGTGACCACGGTGATGCTGTTGCTCGGCGGCTGGCTGCTCACGCGTCCGGAAAAACAATGGAAACCTTACGGCGTTGCCGTGCTTGCCGCGCTGCTGGTGCAAGTCAGTATTGGCATCAGCGTGGTGATTCTGCACCTGCCGTTGGCGCTGGCGGCGGCACACAATGCCGGTGCCGCAGTGTTGCTTGGCGTATTGGTTGCACTCAACCACCGTGCATGGTGGCTGCGCTCATGA
- a CDS encoding cytochrome c oxidase assembly protein: MSELTRSGRHAIRLLLVVLGMFGFGYAMVPMYNMLCDVLGINGRVALEAAAAPAVVDESRSVVVEFVTTVNGGRSWEFNAEQPSVVVHPGQMYTVNFFARNTEDHDQVAQAVPNVAPAKAAKYLRKTECFCFNNQSFEAGETKHMPVVFTLDPELPSYIDRVTLSYTFFNVSNVSLNQDSSVPRS, encoded by the coding sequence ATGAGCGAGTTGACGCGTTCTGGCCGCCACGCCATCCGCCTGCTGTTGGTGGTACTCGGGATGTTTGGCTTTGGTTATGCCATGGTGCCGATGTACAACATGCTGTGCGATGTGCTGGGAATCAACGGCCGCGTGGCGCTGGAAGCTGCCGCTGCGCCTGCGGTTGTTGATGAAAGCCGCAGTGTCGTGGTGGAGTTTGTCACCACGGTCAACGGGGGGCGTTCGTGGGAGTTCAACGCGGAGCAGCCATCCGTGGTCGTCCACCCCGGACAGATGTATACCGTCAACTTTTTTGCCCGCAATACGGAAGATCACGATCAGGTGGCGCAGGCCGTGCCTAATGTGGCTCCGGCCAAGGCTGCAAAGTACTTGCGCAAAACCGAATGCTTTTGTTTCAACAACCAATCATTCGAGGCAGGGGAAACAAAGCATATGCCGGTCGTTTTTACCCTCGATCCGGAATTGCCGTCTTATATTGATCGCGTCACGTTGTCTTATACTTTTTTTAATGTCTCAAACGTTTCCTTGAATCAGGATTCAAGCGTACCTAGGAGTTGA
- the coxB gene encoding cytochrome c oxidase subunit II, producing MSMKGWLAKLATTVGLMVTAFAAQAYTETGNGYNLPPGVTPNSQMVFGLHMLVFWVCVVIGALVFGVMIWSIIFHRRSKNPKPADFHESTTVEIIWTAIPFLILIGITIPAAGTLIKMEDVRDADMSIKVTGYQWKWHYDYLGEDVGFFSTLTPESNQARQLNSGIDVTQVPNYLVDVDHPLVIPVGKKVRFLITSNDVIHAWWMPDFAIKKDAIPGYVNETWARVETPGTYRGVCAELCGRDHGYMPIVVRALPQAEYDAWLAEQKGGQKTAAAPAAAPAAAPAEVAAAAVTASDAPPAAAPSAEDQLANGEKHYNAACAACHQTSGAGLPPTFPSLVESKIAVAADVADFAHQIINGKNAMPPLGHLSDADIAAIMTYVRKSWGHSASAVSAADVAAQR from the coding sequence ATGTCAATGAAGGGATGGCTGGCAAAGCTGGCAACAACAGTCGGACTGATGGTGACGGCGTTTGCTGCGCAGGCATATACCGAAACCGGCAATGGCTATAACTTGCCACCGGGGGTGACGCCGAACAGTCAAATGGTCTTTGGCCTGCATATGCTGGTGTTCTGGGTATGTGTTGTCATCGGCGCGCTGGTTTTTGGTGTGATGATCTGGTCGATCATCTTTCACCGCCGCTCCAAGAATCCCAAGCCGGCTGATTTTCATGAGTCCACCACCGTGGAAATCATCTGGACTGCCATTCCGTTCCTGATCCTGATCGGCATCACCATCCCTGCCGCCGGAACCCTGATCAAGATGGAAGATGTTCGTGATGCCGACATGAGCATCAAGGTCACCGGCTATCAGTGGAAGTGGCACTACGACTATCTGGGTGAGGACGTTGGCTTTTTCTCAACGCTGACGCCTGAATCCAATCAGGCTCGCCAGCTCAATTCAGGCATTGATGTCACCCAGGTGCCCAATTATCTGGTTGATGTGGATCACCCGCTGGTGATTCCGGTCGGCAAGAAGGTTCGCTTTTTGATCACCTCCAACGACGTGATCCATGCCTGGTGGATGCCCGATTTCGCCATCAAGAAAGATGCCATTCCCGGGTACGTCAACGAAACCTGGGCTAGGGTCGAAACCCCCGGAACCTATCGTGGCGTGTGCGCCGAGCTGTGTGGCCGTGATCATGGCTACATGCCGATTGTCGTGCGCGCGCTGCCGCAGGCTGAATACGACGCCTGGCTGGCCGAGCAAAAAGGTGGGCAAAAAACCGCTGCTGCACCTGCCGCCGCTCCGGCCGCAGCGCCAGCGGAAGTGGCTGCCGCTGCAGTGACCGCCAGCGATGCGCCCCCGGCTGCCGCGCCGAGCGCAGAAGATCAGTTGGCCAACGGCGAGAAGCATTACAACGCCGCCTGTGCCGCTTGCCACCAGACCTCGGGCGCCGGGTTGCCGCCGACTTTCCCTTCATTGGTTGAAAGCAAGATTGCGGTAGCCGCCGATGTGGCCGACTTTGCCCACCAGATCATCAATGGAAAAAATGCAATGCCGCCGCTCGGGCATCTGTCCGACGCCGACATTGCCGCCATCATGACTTACGTTCGCAAGTCATGGGGACATAGCGCCAGTGCCGTTTCGGCCGCTGACGTCGCCGCACAGCGCTAA
- a CDS encoding SURF1 family protein, with translation MISLGGWQIGRGQAKADLQRRYEQAPGHLPLMLSAQTQAQSGEIVWAQVQGHFDATQQLLLDNQSHQRQPGYHVWTPLRLKDAGVVMVDRGWIAANLDRTRLPQLAAPSTEQVIQGYWKLPPAPGLRVQSDLCETQGWPRIAQYPTVADLRCVYGDKLAGGILLMAPEAEGGYLRDWQIGAELSPLKHYGYAGQWFAFTAVLWFFYIRLSLKKTP, from the coding sequence ATGATATCGCTGGGAGGCTGGCAGATCGGGCGAGGGCAGGCCAAGGCAGACTTGCAGCGGCGTTATGAACAGGCGCCAGGGCATCTTCCTTTGATGTTGTCGGCGCAGACCCAGGCGCAATCTGGCGAGATCGTTTGGGCGCAGGTGCAGGGACATTTTGATGCAACGCAGCAGCTGTTGCTGGATAATCAAAGCCATCAGCGGCAACCGGGGTACCACGTCTGGACGCCTCTGCGCCTGAAAGATGCAGGTGTGGTGATGGTGGATCGAGGCTGGATTGCGGCCAATCTGGATCGAACCCGGCTGCCGCAGTTGGCGGCACCGTCTACGGAGCAAGTCATCCAGGGATATTGGAAGCTGCCACCGGCGCCGGGTCTGCGTGTACAAAGTGATTTGTGTGAAACACAGGGTTGGCCGCGAATTGCCCAATATCCCACGGTTGCCGATTTGCGTTGCGTTTATGGCGATAAGTTGGCCGGTGGGATCCTGCTGATGGCACCAGAGGCCGAAGGGGGTTATCTGCGCGATTGGCAAATCGGCGCAGAGTTGTCGCCACTCAAACACTATGGCTATGCCGGACAGTGGTTTGCGTTCACGGCGGTACTTTGGTTTTTTTATATTCGACTGAGCTTGAAGAAGACCCCATGA